The window TTTTTTTATTTTTTCAACACTGGTAACCAAGTTTCCTTTACCTTCTACTAACTTATTCATCGCAGAAGAATAATCTTTTTTGGCATCGTCAATCTTTTTTCCAACCCCTGTTAAATCGACTACTAAACCATGAAATTTATCGTAGAGCGCGCCTGCTTGACGTGCAATTTCAATAGCATTTTGTTGTTGCTTTTCATTGTTCCACATGCTATCCACCGTTCTCAAAGTCGCTAATAGGGTAGAAGGGGTTACAATAACTATATTTTTCTCGAATGCTTTATTGTATATCGAGTTGTCTGCATTTATAGCGACTGCAAACGCAGGTTCGATTGGAATAAATAGTAGGACAAAGTCAGGACTTTCGATGTCATATAAATCCTCGTATTTTTTCTCAGATAATTGGTCGACGTGCCTTTTAATAGAATTGATATGTGCTTTTAAAAATAACGCGCGTTCGTCCTCTTCAGCATTAACATAACGTTCGTAATCGGTTAAAGACACCTTACTATCAATAATCATTTTTTTATTGTCAGGTAAGTGTAGTACAATATCCGGTAGTACTCTAGAGCCATCCGCTCTGGTAAAATTTTGTTGTACAAAATATTCTCTGTCTTTTTCTAAGCCAGATTTTTCAAGAACACGTTCCAAGACCAATTCGCCCCAATTTCCTTGCATTTTACTATCTCCTTTTAAGGCTTTAGTTAAATTAGTGGCTTCTTTTGTCATTTGTTGATTTAAGTCTTTTAAACCAAGTAATTGCTCTTTTAAAGCAGAATGCATGCTAATACTTTCCTTTTGTGTATCGTCTACTTTTTTCTCGAATGTTTGAATCTTTTCTTGAAGTGGACTTAAAATGTTTTTAATATTTTCTTTATTCTGAAGGGTGAATTTCTCGCTCTTTTCATCTAAAATTTTAGTGGCTAATAGCTCAAAATCCTTACGTAATTGTTCTTGACGCAATTCGACTTCTTCGTCACGTTTTAAATTTAGTTGCTGTAAGTTTTCGAAATCGGCGTTTTTTCTAGCCAAATCTTCATTTAAAAAATCCTTTTCACGACGGATGTCTTCACGTTCTATTTCTATTTTAGAAATAGTTTGTTTCAACTCTTGTAATTGGGTAGTAAAGGTGGTGTTTTGTCTTTCGCTTTCAGCGGAATAAAATTGTTTTAAGTCAGACAATTGCTGCTGTAAGTTAGCATTGCGCTCTTCCAAAGTGCTTTTCTCACTTTTACTTTTAAGTGTAGTGAATAGCATACCTAAATACCCACCAATAGCGGCAGCGATTAAAATAGCGATAATAAGGATGATGTTGTCGTTCATTTAATGGAAAAGTAGTTTGGTCAAAGATAGTTAATTTGTGACTCAGTGAGAAGTCAAGATATTTTATATAGTAAATGCTTGATTTTGTTATAACTGAAAGTAATTAACGGTATTATCATAGATTCTTTAAAACCTTAATTAGGATGTGATACTGAAACGAGTTCAGTATGACGTTGTTTATTGCTTTAAAATTGTAATTCAGATGAAGTCTGTTCTATTTAAGATGTTTTAAAACCTTAATTAGGATGTGATACTGAAACGAGTTCAGTATGACGTTGTTTATTGCTTTGAAATCGTAATTCAGATGAAGTTTGTTCTATTTAAGATGTTTTAAAAGCTTAATTAGTATGTGATACTGAAACGAGTTCAGTATGACGTAGGTTTAGTGCTTTGTAATGCTGATTTAGGTGTAGATAATTGATTGGTAGATTTTTCGAAACTTTAATTATTATGAGATACTGAAACGAGTTCAGTATGACGTAGGTTATTGCTTTGAAATCGTAATTCAGATGAAGTTAGTTCCATTGAAGATGTTTCAAAAGCTTAATTATTATGAGATACTGAAACGAGTTCAGTATGACGTTGTTTATTGCTTTGTAATTGTAAAGCAGATGAAGTTAGTTCTCTTGAGGATGTTTTAAAAGCTTAATTAATATGAGATACTGAAACGAGTTCAGTATGATGTGGGTTATTGCTAATTCATTTTAATTAAATTAAATATGACTCAAAAACTGGAATTATTATGAGATTCTGAAACTAGTTTAGTAAGACGTGAAAATTACTTTTTCACCCTAAAACTACCTGTTTTTTCATCGAAAACAATCATATCTTCAGGAAATAGCTTAGAAAAGGCTCCTTTTTCGATTAAATTACAAGGGGTGTCGCTTATAATATTGTCTTTTGACATGACAATCATACTATCACAGAGTTGGATGGCTAAATCTATTTCATGAGAAGAAAATAGAATGGTTTTACCCGTTTCTTTGGTTAGTTTACGGAGTAGTTTTAAGATGTATACTTTATGATACATGTCCAGATGTGAGGTCGGTTCGTCTAGAATAATCAGGTCGGTGTCTTGCGCTAACGCACGTGCAATCATCACTTTTTGTAACTGACCATCACTAAGTTCAAAACATTTTTTATGTTGTAACTCTTCAATATTAGTTTGAATAATAGCGTTGCTAATTATAGTCTGATCAGCATCAGAAATGGTGCCTACCCAATTAGTATACGGTTGACGTCCTAAAGCGACTAGCTCAAAAACGGTTAGGTTTTTAGCAGTTATGGGCTCGGTTAAGACCAAACTTAGGGCTTTTGCTAGTTCTAAATTAGAATAGTCTTGTAATGGTTTTTCGTTTATTATAATTGCGCCATGTAAAGGCTCGTGAACCTTAGTTAACGTTTTTAATAATGTTGATTTTCCAATACCGTTACCACCAACTAAACCTATTAATTCTCCTTTTTTTAAAGCAATAGTAATGTTTGCCGCTATAATAGTTTGCGTTTTTTTAGTCTGATAGCCTATGGTTAGGTTATCTGTTTTAAGGATGGTATGTTGGTTTTTAGTTTCTAACACTATTTTATTTCTGCTTAAATTTTGCTTTGTTTTGTAGTTGTTTTAAAATGCCATTTTACGCTGTCTAACTAGTAACCAAATGACAACAGGCGCACCAATTAAAGAGGTAATAGCATTTATGGGTAATAAATAATCGCTATTTGGTAATTGTGCTATACTGTCGCAAATTAGCATAATAATAGCACCAAATAAAAAGACTGCTGGTAATAGTGTTTTATGGTTTGAAGTATTAAATACTTGTCGTGTAACATGTGGTATTGCTAAACCTATAAAAGCTATTGGTCCGGCAAATGCTGTAATTGTACCGGCTAACAAACTCGTGGCGATTATAATTAATAAACGACTTTGTTTAATGTTTAAACCTAAACTTTTGGCATAATTTTCACCTAGTAATAAGGTGTTTAATCCTTTAATGGATAAGATGCTGAAACCGATACCTAAACTATATAGTAATGCAAAAATCTGAAGTTCGCTCCAATCTAAATCCCCTAAACTACCAAAGCCCCAAAAAATGTATTGTTGTAATTGCTCGGCAGAACTAAAGTAGGAGAGGACACTAACAATTGCTGATGTGATACTTCCAAACATTAAACCTATAATTAAAATAGCCATGGTATCTCTAACTTTAGAAGAGACAATAAGTACTAGTAACAAGACTAAAAAACTACCTAGGCTGGCAGCAATGACTAAGCTCCATTTTGTAAGTAGGAAAGTGGCTAAAAATCCACCAAAAATACTACTTCCCAAAATAACTAAAGCTACACCCAAACTGGCGCCAGACGTAATCCCTAATACAAAAGGGCCTGCTAATGGATTTCTGAATAAGGTTTGCATTAATAATCCCGAAATCCCTAAACCAGAACCGACCAAAACAGCGGTTATAGCTTTGGGTAAACGATAATTTTGTATAATATATTCTTGATTAGACAGGCTATCTGTTGCTGTAAAAAAACTACTGACTATAGTTTTTAAAGGTATAGAAATAGACCCTAAACTAATATTAACGCAGAACAGTACCAACAGTATAATTGTTAGTATTAAGAAGCTATATGAATATTTGTTTTTCAATTAGATCGTTTTTCATTCCGTTAACTTCGGAATCACATCCAAATATAAGCTAAGATTTAAATTGGCTGTACTTTAAATGGTCCGTGTTATTACTTTAATGGTTTAAAAAAGTAAGGTGTATATTCTGGTAATAGTTCTGGATGGCAAATTTTAATAATATCTTTTAAGACTAAGTCTGGTCTAGCTAAACCGATCTCATAATATAATACACCACCTGTTTTTCCTGTCGTGTTAGAAAACGTGTAAATGGCGTTGTTTTTAAACGCATCAAATTGTGTGTAATGGGTGTTAGCTTGTTTTAAAGCGTCCATTGTTGGGTAATACGATGGGCTTAACCAAAGGTCTGCGCTTTTAGCTTTTTCAAAAACAGTTTCAAAACTTAAGGCTAAACTTCCTGTGCCTTCAGTATCTGCATATAAATAGTCCACATTAGCGTCTTTTAAAAACTGAGCTTCTGTACTTGTTCCATTGGGTAAGTACCAGACGTCTTTATGCATAGCACCACTAATTACGGTTGGTCGTTTACTAACGGTTTGTGCTAGTTTTTGCGCTGCTTTATAATCTGTTTCGATAGTTTTAAATATAGAATCGGCTTGTGTTGTTTTATTATATAATGCACCAAAAAACTTAATCCATTCGGCTTTAGCTAGTGGTGATTTTTCAACCCAATCGCCATTATAAATTACTGGGATTCTTGCTTTATTGATTGTATTTAATGATTTACTGGTACCATCAACACCAAAACCAATGACAACATCAGGATTTAGACTAAGTAACACTTCTGTGTTTAGGCCTTCGTTTTTACCTAATTCTCTAACGCTTCCATTATCTATACGTTGTCTTGTCTTTTCTGAGGAGACATAATCTGTTCCAGGAAATCCGATTAAGGTTTCTTCTTCATTTAATAATTCTAAAGCAGGAATATGAGTGGTCGAGGTCACAACAATACGTTTAACCGGCGTTATGATAATACCATCATATTCGCCTTTCATAAAAGATCTTTTGGCCGCTTCTTCTTTAGAAATTAAAACATAACGGTATGTTTTTTCAGCATTAGGCCAAGGATTATTAATTTTTAAAACCTTAAAATCACTTACAGTGGAAATGCTAAATCCTTCCGCGTAAGCAATAGTATTACTTACTTTTTGAGTTGTTGGATTTTGTGTCGGTGGGAGTTTAACAGGAATACCTTTGTCTTCTTTACAATTTAGAAAGAATAAAGCCGAGAATAGAAGTAGTAAAAAAGTTTTGTTTTGTAACATTGGTAACACGTTATCGGAATAAATTCCTTTAGATTTATATAAAATTCTAGTTATGAGGGACGGTTCAAATTTAACAATATATATAGTAGGAGGAATTATA is drawn from Psychroserpens sp. NJDZ02 and contains these coding sequences:
- a CDS encoding FecCD family ABC transporter permease, which produces MKNKYSYSFLILTIILLVLFCVNISLGSISIPLKTIVSSFFTATDSLSNQEYIIQNYRLPKAITAVLVGSGLGISGLLMQTLFRNPLAGPFVLGITSGASLGVALVILGSSIFGGFLATFLLTKWSLVIAASLGSFLVLLLVLIVSSKVRDTMAILIIGLMFGSITSAIVSVLSYFSSAEQLQQYIFWGFGSLGDLDWSELQIFALLYSLGIGFSILSIKGLNTLLLGENYAKSLGLNIKQSRLLIIIATSLLAGTITAFAGPIAFIGLAIPHVTRQVFNTSNHKTLLPAVFLFGAIIMLICDSIAQLPNSDYLLPINAITSLIGAPVVIWLLVRQRKMAF
- the rmuC gene encoding DNA recombination protein RmuC gives rise to the protein MNDNIILIIAILIAAAIGGYLGMLFTTLKSKSEKSTLEERNANLQQQLSDLKQFYSAESERQNTTFTTQLQELKQTISKIEIEREDIRREKDFLNEDLARKNADFENLQQLNLKRDEEVELRQEQLRKDFELLATKILDEKSEKFTLQNKENIKNILSPLQEKIQTFEKKVDDTQKESISMHSALKEQLLGLKDLNQQMTKEATNLTKALKGDSKMQGNWGELVLERVLEKSGLEKDREYFVQQNFTRADGSRVLPDIVLHLPDNKKMIIDSKVSLTDYERYVNAEEDERALFLKAHINSIKRHVDQLSEKKYEDLYDIESPDFVLLFIPIEPAFAVAINADNSIYNKAFEKNIVIVTPSTLLATLRTVDSMWNNEKQQQNAIEIARQAGALYDKFHGLVVDLTGVGKKIDDAKKDYSSAMNKLVEGKGNLVTSVEKIKKLGAKAKKALPEAIIKRAKSDD
- a CDS encoding ABC transporter ATP-binding protein; translated protein: MVLETKNQHTILKTDNLTIGYQTKKTQTIIAANITIALKKGELIGLVGGNGIGKSTLLKTLTKVHEPLHGAIIINEKPLQDYSNLELAKALSLVLTEPITAKNLTVFELVALGRQPYTNWVGTISDADQTIISNAIIQTNIEELQHKKCFELSDGQLQKVMIARALAQDTDLIILDEPTSHLDMYHKVYILKLLRKLTKETGKTILFSSHEIDLAIQLCDSMIVMSKDNIISDTPCNLIEKGAFSKLFPEDMIVFDEKTGSFRVKK
- a CDS encoding ABC transporter substrate-binding protein, which produces MLQNKTFLLLLFSALFFLNCKEDKGIPVKLPPTQNPTTQKVSNTIAYAEGFSISTVSDFKVLKINNPWPNAEKTYRYVLISKEEAAKRSFMKGEYDGIIITPVKRIVVTSTTHIPALELLNEEETLIGFPGTDYVSSEKTRQRIDNGSVRELGKNEGLNTEVLLSLNPDVVIGFGVDGTSKSLNTINKARIPVIYNGDWVEKSPLAKAEWIKFFGALYNKTTQADSIFKTIETDYKAAQKLAQTVSKRPTVISGAMHKDVWYLPNGTSTEAQFLKDANVDYLYADTEGTGSLALSFETVFEKAKSADLWLSPSYYPTMDALKQANTHYTQFDAFKNNAIYTFSNTTGKTGGVLYYEIGLARPDLVLKDIIKICHPELLPEYTPYFFKPLK